A window of Paenibacillus sp. 19GGS1-52 contains these coding sequences:
- a CDS encoding sugar ABC transporter permease: protein MQRHRKRAAILSTIFMGLGQIYNRQFIKGLIFLAVEAVALYYFIGNLGRAVWGLLSLGDTPSKLKKVNGIAKMVTGDHSIYILIQSLITVLILIIIVIAWYMNIKDAYKIGAEREAGLQANSFPKTVRYILDYKFAQTFLILPGIGILFFTVMPIIFMIMLAFTNYSAPDHMPPAKLVDWVGFQTFRNLLVLKTWSHTFYGVLTWTIVWAVLSTITTYFGGLLVALLISQKGIRFKGVWRALLIVPYAIPQLISLLLMRNLFNGQFGPINQYMGYFGLGGLPWLTDPVWAKVTVIVVNMWVGIPVSMLLIMGVLTTIPRDMYEAAEVDGASAYQKFRIVTLPLVLFSTAPTLITQFAGNINNFNAIFLLTGGNPVNGDYQYAGSTDLLVTWLYKLTLDQNKYSMASAIGIIIFVIIASFSLYNYRRTKSFKEEDMIQ, encoded by the coding sequence ATGCAGCGACACCGTAAGAGAGCCGCAATACTGTCAACGATATTTATGGGATTGGGACAAATATATAACCGCCAATTCATTAAAGGTTTAATTTTTCTAGCCGTAGAGGCTGTAGCACTTTATTATTTTATCGGGAATCTCGGTAGAGCGGTATGGGGCTTGCTATCGTTAGGAGATACCCCAAGCAAACTGAAAAAAGTGAATGGCATCGCCAAAATGGTCACGGGTGACCACTCCATTTACATATTGATTCAGAGCTTAATCACCGTTCTTATTCTTATAATCATTGTAATCGCTTGGTACATGAACATTAAAGATGCTTACAAGATCGGTGCAGAACGCGAAGCCGGTCTTCAAGCGAATTCGTTCCCCAAAACGGTTCGTTATATTCTGGATTATAAATTTGCCCAGACCTTCTTGATCCTGCCGGGTATTGGTATATTGTTCTTTACCGTTATGCCGATTATCTTCATGATCATGCTGGCGTTTACGAACTATTCCGCGCCGGATCATATGCCGCCAGCCAAGCTGGTGGATTGGGTCGGGTTTCAGACCTTCCGCAATTTGCTTGTGCTCAAGACATGGAGCCATACCTTCTATGGTGTACTAACCTGGACCATTGTCTGGGCGGTTCTATCTACGATAACCACTTATTTCGGCGGTTTGTTGGTTGCGCTACTGATTAGTCAGAAAGGTATCCGCTTCAAGGGTGTTTGGAGAGCGCTCCTGATTGTACCTTATGCTATACCCCAGCTAATCTCTCTCTTGCTCATGCGCAATTTGTTCAACGGTCAATTCGGACCGATCAACCAGTATATGGGATATTTCGGACTGGGCGGGTTGCCTTGGCTGACTGATCCGGTATGGGCTAAGGTTACGGTTATTGTCGTTAACATGTGGGTTGGTATTCCTGTATCGATGTTGCTTATCATGGGTGTGCTCACTACAATTCCCCGGGATATGTATGAAGCAGCCGAGGTGGATGGAGCTTCTGCTTACCAAAAGTTCAGAATTGTAACCCTGCCACTGGTGTTGTTCTCAACCGCACCAACCCTAATTACGCAGTTTGCCGGCAATATTAATAACTTTAATGCCATCTTCCTGTTAACCGGAGGTAACCCGGTCAATGGGGATTATCAATATGCGGGTTCGACGGACCTGCTGGTAACCTGGCTGTACAAATTGACGCTGGATCAGAACAAATACAGCATGGCCTCGGCCATAGGGATCATTATCTTTGTGATTATAGCTTCTTTCTCCCTGTACAATTACCGCCGGACCAAATCATTTAAAGAGGAGGACATGATCCAATGA
- a CDS encoding maltose ABC transporter substrate-binding protein: protein MKLKKLMVLTAAFSMALSITACGSNNNANNNGGNAANATNAPADNATTDNAGTNNVSSTAADEIVPEDGATLTVWESKEERPFAEEISKQFTAKYNVPVKIEEVAPPDQVTKLSQDGPSGLAADVVLIPHDNLGKAASASLLLPNDIFGEQTKADNTEASIVGSSYDGELYGYPRAAETYALYYNKSLVKEAPKSFDDVIAFSKTFTDKSKNRYGIMWEVGNMYYDYPFIATGGGYLFGDNGTNKDDIGLTTDGAIQGLKTFVKLKEVLPIKSGDINADIKRSLFNTGDVAMDITGPWELAGYKEALGDNLGIAPIPTIDGKPAITFSGIKIFGVNAYSQYPNAAKLYAHFASSKEAQLLLNKTIGSIPTNNEALKDPQITGDPFVSAFAEQAKNSQPMPSIPEMGNVWSPVNAALPEIWDNNADPKAAMEKAVEQIKDLNNGAAAQ from the coding sequence ATGAAGTTGAAAAAACTCATGGTTCTCACCGCAGCGTTCTCTATGGCTCTGTCCATTACAGCGTGCGGCTCCAACAACAATGCGAATAACAACGGGGGTAACGCAGCGAACGCCACAAATGCACCTGCAGACAATGCAACAACAGACAATGCAGGCACTAACAACGTCAGCTCCACAGCAGCAGATGAAATTGTACCGGAAGACGGCGCAACGCTGACCGTCTGGGAAAGTAAAGAAGAAAGACCTTTCGCTGAAGAAATCTCCAAGCAGTTTACCGCAAAATATAATGTTCCAGTAAAGATTGAAGAAGTAGCACCACCGGATCAAGTGACTAAGCTTTCTCAGGATGGTCCTTCGGGCTTGGCAGCAGACGTTGTTCTAATTCCGCATGATAACTTGGGTAAAGCTGCAAGTGCAAGCTTGCTTCTTCCAAATGATATCTTCGGTGAACAGACGAAAGCTGATAACACTGAAGCTTCTATCGTAGGTTCTTCATATGATGGTGAATTGTACGGTTACCCTAGAGCGGCTGAAACTTATGCCCTGTACTACAATAAATCTTTAGTAAAAGAAGCTCCAAAATCCTTCGATGACGTAATTGCTTTCAGCAAAACGTTCACTGATAAATCCAAGAACAGATACGGAATTATGTGGGAAGTCGGCAACATGTACTACGACTATCCTTTCATCGCTACTGGTGGCGGATATCTCTTCGGCGATAACGGTACGAACAAAGATGATATCGGCTTGACAACAGACGGTGCTATTCAAGGCTTGAAAACTTTTGTTAAGTTGAAAGAAGTATTGCCAATCAAGAGCGGCGATATCAATGCTGATATCAAACGCAGTTTGTTCAACACGGGTGACGTAGCTATGGATATTACTGGTCCTTGGGAGCTGGCTGGCTACAAAGAAGCACTGGGCGACAACCTCGGTATCGCTCCTATCCCAACAATTGACGGTAAACCGGCAATTACGTTCTCAGGTATCAAAATCTTTGGGGTTAATGCGTATTCTCAATATCCGAATGCAGCTAAATTATATGCACATTTTGCTTCCAGCAAAGAAGCGCAGCTTCTGCTGAACAAGACGATTGGATCGATTCCGACGAATAACGAAGCCCTTAAAGATCCACAAATCACTGGTGATCCGTTCGTATCGGCTTTTGCAGAACAAGCGAAGAACTCCCAACCGATGCCTTCCATTCCTGAAATGGGCAATGTATGGAGTCCTGTAAATGCAGCACTTCCAGAAATTTGGGACAACAATGCTGACCCTAAAGCCGCGATGGAAAAAGCGGTTGAACAAATCAAGGATTTGAACAACGGTGCAGCAGCTCAATAA
- a CDS encoding glycoside hydrolase family 13 protein: protein MLLEAVYHRPRLNWSYAYNESTIHLRLRAKKGDLTEVFAWAGDKYAWDATKELIPMTLFTSDAMFDYWECESVPLHRRLKYGFLLQKDNERIWMTESDFQPNRPENPYRLFEFPYINRGDVFTPPAWVKDAIFYQIFPERFANGDPSLNPENVLPWGGTPTPDNFFGGDLQGVIDHLDHLSELGITGIYFTPIFTATTNHKYDTEDYMAVDPHFGDAQTLKKLVDACHERGIRVLLDAVFNHSGKTFAPFVDVQEKGDASPYKNWFHIRKLPLEVIDGIPTYDAFAFEPLMPKLNTERPEVKQYLLEVAEYWIKEIGIDGWRLDVANEVDHEFWREFRRVVKRVNPEAYILGEIWHDSAPWLEGDKFDAVMNYPFTDAVLDFFVYGTIDAEGFANSIGKQLSRYPLQASEVAFNLLDSHDTPRLLTLANGDKNKLKLAALFQFTFMGTPCIYYGDEIGMDGDGDPGCRKCMEWNPEKQDRDLFSYYRRLIAIRNSHPALRTGTFNFLEAGQQGSKLAYERRLGDDVVVVLINTEETAQTFRIDVEEVHWENVFTGDSLRTERGKLAVKLPGYGSAVLKAIL from the coding sequence ATGTTACTAGAAGCTGTATATCATCGCCCGCGCTTAAATTGGTCTTATGCCTACAATGAAAGCACAATTCATCTGCGCCTGCGTGCAAAAAAGGGAGATTTGACCGAAGTATTCGCTTGGGCTGGAGACAAATATGCCTGGGATGCTACTAAAGAGCTGATTCCGATGACCCTCTTTACCTCAGATGCGATGTTTGACTATTGGGAATGTGAGTCCGTCCCTTTGCACCGCCGCCTGAAATATGGTTTCCTGCTGCAAAAGGACAACGAACGCATCTGGATGACCGAAAGTGACTTCCAGCCCAATCGTCCGGAGAATCCGTATCGACTGTTTGAGTTCCCTTATATTAACCGCGGGGATGTATTCACTCCACCGGCTTGGGTAAAGGATGCTATCTTTTATCAGATTTTCCCTGAACGCTTTGCAAATGGCGACCCGAGCCTTAACCCCGAAAATGTGCTTCCTTGGGGCGGGACGCCTACGCCGGACAATTTCTTTGGTGGCGACCTGCAGGGAGTCATTGACCATTTGGATCATCTTAGCGAGCTAGGCATCACAGGCATCTATTTCACACCAATATTTACTGCTACAACCAATCACAAGTATGATACGGAAGATTACATGGCTGTGGACCCGCACTTCGGTGATGCACAGACGCTGAAAAAGCTTGTCGACGCCTGCCACGAACGAGGTATCCGCGTGCTGCTGGACGCTGTATTCAACCATTCCGGCAAAACCTTTGCACCGTTTGTAGATGTTCAGGAAAAGGGCGACGCTTCACCCTATAAGAACTGGTTCCATATCCGCAAGCTTCCGCTTGAGGTTATAGACGGCATCCCGACTTATGATGCCTTTGCTTTTGAACCACTGATGCCAAAGCTGAACACTGAACGCCCAGAGGTCAAACAATATTTGCTGGAAGTAGCCGAATACTGGATTAAGGAAATCGGCATCGATGGCTGGCGTCTGGACGTCGCCAATGAAGTGGATCATGAGTTCTGGCGGGAATTCCGCAGAGTGGTGAAACGTGTGAATCCTGAGGCTTATATTCTGGGTGAAATCTGGCATGATTCGGCTCCTTGGTTAGAGGGAGACAAGTTCGACGCAGTGATGAATTATCCATTTACTGATGCAGTGCTCGACTTCTTTGTCTATGGTACCATCGACGCCGAAGGGTTTGCGAACTCCATTGGCAAACAGCTGTCGCGCTATCCACTGCAAGCAAGTGAGGTTGCTTTCAACCTGCTTGATAGCCATGATACTCCGCGTTTATTAACTCTGGCCAACGGGGATAAGAATAAGCTGAAGCTTGCTGCGTTATTCCAGTTCACTTTTATGGGCACACCGTGCATCTATTATGGCGATGAAATCGGCATGGATGGAGACGGAGACCCTGGCTGCCGCAAATGCATGGAGTGGAACCCAGAGAAGCAGGATCGGGACCTCTTCAGCTACTACCGTAGGCTGATCGCTATCCGCAACAGTCACCCGGCGCTACGCACTGGCACATTCAACTTCCTTGAGGCAGGACAGCAGGGCAGCAAGCTGGCTTACGAGCGCCGGCTAGGTGATGATGTTGTAGTGGTGCTCATCAACACTGAAGAAACAGCTCAAACATTCCGCATTGACGTCGAAGAAGTTCACTGGGAGAATGTGTTCACAGGCGACTCCTTACGAACGGAGCGCGGCAAACTAGCCGTTAAACTTCCGGGTTACGGATCTGCCGTGCTTAAGGCAATCCTTTAA